The following coding sequences are from one Asterias amurensis chromosome 8, ASM3211899v1 window:
- the LOC139940522 gene encoding histamine N-methyltransferase B-like: MASGKLIGDFDRYHRSFKAYARNSNRLQVTTNFIHTQLRQVMDSIKVNSGDVTRVLSIGPGDGEVEDEILKVIRDRNEFVHPVEATIVEPSVYMIEEHKNRVDTQGSQLRSISYDWRTETLKAYLENGVNDGVKFHFINAVHSVYYFQDLPGTLRDLYNRLEPGGMMLILVVTGTVGAAFAERYHQPDTTSQKVKASCVKENIPIAHESVIEERTDITDCFDPPEDMSEDGRLLLDFYTHVDNFTKTASPETQAEVLQFLKSDRFSDKKDGKTLLKGDWEYFIIVR; the protein is encoded by the exons ATGGCATCGGGCAAATTAATCGGAGATTTCGATCGGTATCACCGTTCCTTCAAAGCGTACGCTCGTAATAGTAACAGACTTCAAGTTACGACCAACTTTATACACACCCAGCTACGCCAGGTCATGGACTCAATCAAGGTCAACTCTGGTGACGTCACGCGGGTACTTAGCATCGGACCTGGCGACG GTGAAGTTGAAGATGAAATCTTAAAGGTCATACGAGACAGGAACGAGTTCGTGCATCCCGTCGAAGCCACGATCGTAGAGCCATCTGTTTACATGATAGAAGAACACAAGAATCGTGTCGACACCCAGGGATCTCAGCTTCGTAGTATAAGCTACGATTGGCGGACAGAGACGCTGAAGGCCTACCTGGAGAACGGCGTAAACGACGGCGTGAAGTTCCACTTCATCAACGCCGTGCATTCCGTGTATTACTTTCAAGATCTCCCGGGCACACTCAGAGATCTGTACAATCGACTGGAACCCGGTGGCATGATGCTGATACTGGTTGTTACGG GAACAGTTGGTGCAGCTTTTGCAGAAAGATACCATCAACCCGATACAACTTCTCAAAAAGTCAAGGCTTCCTGTGTAAAGGAAAACATCCCCATAGCACATGAATCTGTCATCGAAGAGCGTACAGACATCACTGACTGCTTCGATCCTCCCGAAGATATGAGCGAAGACGGACGTCTTCTCCTAGACTTCTACACACACGTGGATAATTTTACTAAAACAGCCTCCCCTGAAACCCAAGCAGAGGTCTTGCAATTCTTGAAAAGTGATCGCTTCTCTGACAAAAAAGATGGCAAGACACTGCTCAAAGGAGACTGGGAGTATTTTATAATCGTTCGCTAA
- the LOC139940861 gene encoding histamine N-methyltransferase-like, with product MASGKLVGDFDRYHRSFKAYARNSNRLQVMTNFIHTKLRQVINSITVNSGDVTRVLSIGPGDGEVEDEILKVIRDRNESVHPVTATIVEPSVYMIEEYKNRVDTQGSQLRSISYDWRTETLKAYLENGVKDGVKFHFINAVHSVYYFQDLPGTLRDLYNRLEPGGMMLIIAVTGAVGAPFTERDHRPSTTAQIVKASCVKENIPIAHESVIEERTDITDCFDPPEDMSEDGRLLLDFYTHVDNFTKTASPETQAEVLQFLKSDRFSDKKDGKTLLKGDWEYFIIEANPGYNF from the exons ATGGCATCGGGCAAATTAGTCGGAGATTTCGATCGGTATCACCGTTCCTTCAAAGCGTACGCTCGTAATAGTAACAGACTTCAAGTTATGACGAACTTTATACACACCAAGTTACGCCAGGTCATCAACTCCATCACGGTCAACTCTGGTGACGTCACGCGGGTACTTAGCATCGGACCTGGCGATG GTGAAGTTGAAGATGAAATCTTGAAGGTCATACGAGACAGGAACGAGTCCGTGCATCCCGTCACAGCCACGATCGTAGAGCCATCTGTTTACATGATAGAAGAATACAAGAATCGTGTCGACACCCAGGGATCTCAGCTTCGTAGTATAAGCTACGATTGGCGGACAGAGACGCTGAAGGCCTACCTGGAGAACGGCGTAAAAGACGGCGTGAAGTTCCACTTCATCAACGCCGTGCATTCCGTGTATTACTTTCAAGATCTCCCGGGCACACTCCGAGATCTGTACAATCGACTGGAACCCGGTGGCATGATGCTGATAATTGCTGTTACGG GAGCAGTTGGTGCACCTTTTACAGAGAGAGATCATCGACCAAGTACAACTGCTCAAATCGTCAAGGCTTCCTGTGTAAAGGAAAACATCCCCATAGCACATGAATCTGTCATCGAAGAGCGTACAGACATCACTGACTGCTTCGATCCTCCCGAAGATATGAGCGAAGACGGACGTCTTCTCCTAGACTTCTACACACACGTGGATAATTTTACTAAAACAGCCTCCCCTGAAACCCAAGCAGAGGTCTTGCAATTCTTGAAAAGTGATCGCTTCTCTGACAAAAAAGATGGCAAGACATTACTCAAAGGAGATTGGGAGTATTTTATAATTGAAGCTAACCCGGgctacaatttttaa